One segment of Clarias gariepinus isolate MV-2021 ecotype Netherlands chromosome 6, CGAR_prim_01v2, whole genome shotgun sequence DNA contains the following:
- the smx5 gene encoding smx5, translating into MLFYSFFKSLVGKDVVVELKNDLSICGTLHSVDQYLNIKLTDISVTDPEKYPHMLSVKNCFIRGSVVRYVQLPADEVDTQLLQDAARKEAMQQKQ; encoded by the exons ATG CTTTTCTACTCGTTCTTCAAGTCCCTAGTCGGGAAAGACGTTGTGGTAGAGTTAAAAAATGACTTAAg CATTTGTGGAACCTTACACTCGGTAGATCAG TATCTGAACATCAAACTCACAGATATCAGCGTCACCGACCCTGAGAAGTATCCTCACATG TTGTCTGTGAAGAACTGCTTTATCCGGGGATCGGTCGTGCGCTACGTTCAGCTCCCAGCCGATGAGGTGGACACACAGCTGCTACAGGATGCAGCACGCAAAGAAGCCATGCAGCAGAAACAATGA